In Pseudomonadota bacterium, a single genomic region encodes these proteins:
- a CDS encoding DNA-binding protein, whose product MDYRTGTMGRVFSARFDHQDDFLGELKELIVRENIRCGWFQVLGGMLEADVVTGPKEPVMPPEPVWKHEDTAREVLGAGSIFWDEVEPRIHLHAALGHHGDTLTACVRKGTKVYLILEAIIFEICGIDATRPWFEKGGFNRITFK is encoded by the coding sequence ATGGACTACAGAACCGGAACCATGGGCAGGGTATTCTCCGCCCGTTTTGATCACCAGGATGATTTTCTTGGAGAGTTGAAAGAACTGATCGTCAGAGAAAATATCCGCTGCGGCTGGTTCCAGGTTTTGGGGGGAATGCTTGAAGCTGATGTGGTGACCGGACCCAAGGAACCGGTGATGCCTCCCGAGCCGGTATGGAAACACGAAGACACAGCCCGTGAGGTATTAGGCGCAGGAAGCATTTTCTGGGATGAAGTAGAACCGAGAATTCATCTCCATGCCGCTCTGGGCCACCACGGCGACACCTTGACTGCATGTGTCCGCAAAGGCACAAAGGTCTATTTGATTCTTGAAGCAATAATTTTTGAAATCTGCGGCATCGATGCCACCCGGCCCTGGTTTGAAAAAGGGGGATTCAATCGAATTACTTTCAAGTAA
- a CDS encoding DUF615 domain-containing protein, whose amino-acid sequence MENKTSRSELKRRAQRIEDLAQELVKLSVKNITNLPCPEYLVPEILAAQKIKGGAKKRLIKYIAKELRNIETDPILDFLEEKRGSKLKENRDFHELEHLRDTILNETIAAFDEARSQNESLSPKWESPSLASLRETFPDLDLLSIQQLAFRFARTRKITLNREIFRMLKGAFEKAKFGI is encoded by the coding sequence ATGGAAAATAAAACGAGTCGCTCGGAGCTGAAACGCCGAGCCCAAAGAATCGAAGACCTTGCCCAGGAATTGGTAAAACTCTCGGTGAAAAATATTACAAATTTACCGTGCCCTGAATATCTGGTACCAGAGATACTTGCGGCGCAAAAAATCAAGGGCGGCGCAAAAAAGAGGCTTATAAAATATATTGCCAAAGAACTGCGAAATATTGAGACTGATCCGATTCTCGATTTTCTTGAAGAAAAAAGAGGTTCCAAGCTCAAAGAAAATCGGGACTTTCACGAACTTGAGCATCTTCGTGACACAATTCTTAACGAAACCATCGCAGCGTTTGATGAGGCAAGAAGCCAGAATGAATCATTATCACCCAAATGGGAAAGCCCTTCTCTCGCATCTTTGAGGGAAACTTTTCCTGATCTGGATTTGCTTTCGATTCAACAACTGGCGTTCCGCTTTGCAAGAACCAGAAAAATCACCCTGAACAGAGAAATATTCAGAATGCTCAAAGGGGCGTTTGAAAAGGCAAAGTTTGGGATTTAA
- a CDS encoding iron-containing alcohol dehydrogenase has product MADKFLINQPTRIRFGQGAINDLAQMVKDLGGKKVFMVVDPGLKGAGLVEKITAPLIQAKMKFEIYDAIDPEPGLKLADNGATLATKAKCDCVVGVGGGSAMDVAKAVSILLTNGGKAEDYLGLGKIKKPGVPKIMVPTTAGTGAEVTFTAVFINEKTKSKGGMNGDPLYPDAAILDPELTVSMPRHITASTGIDAFTHALEAFTSTQAHRVSDMYAIEAIDLISRNLPLAYAHGGNMQAREAMLMGSLLGGKALATAGVGLVHAMAYPLGGMFGIPHGLANAVLLPYVVAYNIIGNPEKFAIIAEVMGEDTEGLSLREASLAAVEAVYNLNADVGIPATLADLKIPAKKIPEMARIALTVTRPIENNPRKPSLEDVIQVYETAMNGWE; this is encoded by the coding sequence ATGGCAGACAAATTTTTGATCAATCAGCCGACCCGGATTCGCTTTGGACAGGGAGCAATCAATGATCTTGCGCAAATGGTCAAGGATTTGGGCGGCAAGAAAGTTTTCATGGTGGTTGACCCGGGATTAAAGGGCGCGGGTCTTGTGGAAAAAATCACTGCGCCGTTGATACAAGCTAAAATGAAATTTGAGATCTACGATGCTATCGACCCGGAACCGGGCTTGAAGCTTGCCGATAACGGCGCCACCCTTGCCACGAAGGCCAAATGTGACTGCGTGGTCGGCGTGGGCGGTGGTTCGGCCATGGATGTCGCCAAGGCGGTAAGTATTCTGCTTACCAATGGCGGCAAGGCGGAGGATTATCTGGGGCTCGGTAAAATCAAGAAACCCGGAGTACCGAAGATCATGGTGCCGACCACCGCGGGCACCGGCGCTGAAGTTACCTTTACGGCGGTGTTTATCAATGAAAAAACAAAATCCAAAGGTGGCATGAACGGTGATCCGTTGTATCCTGATGCGGCGATTCTCGATCCGGAACTGACGGTTTCCATGCCCAGACATATCACCGCAAGCACCGGCATCGATGCTTTTACCCATGCACTTGAGGCATTCACCTCAACCCAGGCACACAGGGTTTCCGACATGTACGCCATTGAGGCGATCGATCTGATCAGCAGGAATCTGCCCCTGGCATATGCCCATGGCGGCAATATGCAGGCCCGTGAAGCAATGCTTATGGGAAGCCTGCTTGGCGGCAAGGCCCTGGCCACTGCCGGAGTCGGTCTGGTTCATGCCATGGCCTATCCCCTGGGCGGCATGTTCGGTATTCCCCATGGACTGGCAAATGCCGTACTGCTTCCCTATGTTGTGGCTTACAATATTATCGGCAACCCGGAAAAATTCGCAATCATTGCGGAAGTCATGGGCGAGGACACTGAGGGCCTTTCTTTGCGGGAAGCTTCCCTGGCTGCGGTTGAGGCTGTGTATAATCTGAATGCCGATGTCGGCATCCCGGCAACCCTTGCTGATCTCAAAATTCCTGCGAAAAAAATTCCAGAAATGGCCAGGATTGCCCTCACCGTCACCAGGCCGATTGAAAACAATCCCCG